GTGTGACTAATCAGCGTCAGCATATGCAAAAAACAATGCCGCACCGAGTGCAATACCAACGTGGAGTGTCTACACACAGCTGCGATCAGAATAATAGCAACCGAGAGCTCTGAGGCTTTAAACAATGGATaatatttttgtgaaaatataaagaTCTATAGCAGCATCAAAAATAATACCTATATCGTTCGACTTTCaagcattttcattattatcTAAATGGCAGCTGTGCACACATCCAAATGCATATTAACTTCGCTGACAGATGTCACCATAAGCTattgcatttggcatttttttcACGAACTTTTCACGATTCTAAAGCCTGAAGAGCTCTTTTGCTTGTCATCCCCCATACCTTCCCCCTTTTTTACATGCATCCAACCCTTATCCGAAGTTGCAGGTCCGCTGTTTGGCCACAACAAAACAGGTTGCACGTTGCTAACTGGGCTAACTTGAACGGTTGCCGAGgattttgttttagtttctCCCTCAAACAGAAAAACACTTGAAGTAAAGTGGTAAATTGAGATGATAGAACCACCATTatttaagatttaaattttcacAAAAGTTAGTGTAAAATACCTACATATCGTTAGAGAAAGTCTACAAGAGTATTGAATTGGTTTAAatatatcttttttttctgtgcaagTATTCGTTTTTTGTTGATGCGGGCCACTCTCTGCATTTGGTCATACTTCAATTCTTTTAGCTTCGTTTAAATGGTATATGGGGGTACATGACTATAGTCATGTTGCCTCACTTGGCAACCCACACAAAAACACGTTAACTAGTAttgttgttttcaatttttgctctaaatactttttactttttccgCAGCTTTTGAGTAACCGAACGCCCAcgaaaaatttcattttgcactCGATTGTTTTGtggttttcatttcgcttATCGGATGTTCAGATGTTCAgaagttgcataaattaaatttgaccGAATTACACTTTTTTCCGTTTCtgtatttcatttgtttgacggctgcaacaacaataacactgtttttgttttgtctaattaagtttgaaattttttaattgcattttaattgttgaattttcgttttcagttttcgttGTCTGTTCGTTATTTTTCTAATAATGGAAAAGTGAAAACGTGTCGcgattaaaatttaattacagctTGTTGATAATACGATTATCGAAAGGGCTTAATTGCACTCGATGCTCAATGAATAAGAGAGCtatagatatttttatatacgGGCAAATGATCACGGGGAAGATCTTAAACAAAGATAAGCggaaaaataatgaaaacgcaattttaataaagttttttttgttgttaaatttTTCTTGTTATCTAAACCTTGTAGTTTAGCTAAGGAAACTTAAATggatttatattattaaaagtggaaatgggtatttaattaatagtaGCCAGGTATGGATACATTTCCGCTATGAGGCTTGTTTGGTTAAACTTTTCGGAAGTTTAATTAATCTCTTAGGAATTCTAAAGTAAACTAAGACATATTAAAATCAAAGAGTTATATGTCATAGCGCAGAACGGTATCTTCGTTATGAAAAATAGATACCAACTGTAACAAAGATCAGAACTATCTTTCAAGCTTCAGCCAACAATTCTTCTAGGGTACATGGTATAATCCCTGTTGAAAATGGTTCCTTTGTTGCGTTCCCTGGAGTCAACGCCTTTCTTCCCAAGATTAGTTAGTTCCCATGTCCAACGCTCTATTCTATAACTTACACATTTTCATGTCTGACTGCACTTGAGACCCGAAGAGCACATTGCTCTAAGCCATCATTTGTTCCAACACCTCGTTGGCGAGAAGAAAGAACCGAACCAAACTGAGATACGAATGCGTTCCCACACTAATTTCCGCTTGGGCTTCCAAGAAATGTGGTGAggaaatacttttaaatatttaaataaaaccgcCTCTGCTACACAATATGGTAACAATACATTCAAAGTGGTCAGAAGCTAATTAGTTTTCATAAATCAACGTTTCCCATGAAAGCTGCAGATTATCAGGCAAACAAACCTAAAATTTCGAGTGCGTCACCAATCCAGTGGATTCGCTCAAGTTACTCTCATGAAATTGtgcacaaaattaaaaataaatagaaggtaataaaatgaaattgccaCGAACTCGAGAGAAATAATGGCAATGATATCAAAGCATGCATATCAAGGTTTGATATCAGCATACATAAGTGTGAAAAGTTTGAAGTTAGTGTTGACTGCAAGTAACAATTGAAGTTGAAATGAGTTCATTGAATACAattatttcgattttgttaattaattttccttttttgtgcCATTTCTCGTTGAACTTGTCTACAGTTAACCGTGTGAATAAGTCTTAACGTTTAACAGTTAGCGTTTATTCATTAATATCTCTGGTTCTGGGAACAGCAAGATGACTCTCAAGCGAAAAGatccccaaaaataaatgcttaGAATGGGGCACTCTCAAAATTAGACTCGCTTTTTCTCTCCCCCGCTCGTTTGGCGCCGTtctgtatttttctttttttgttatttttttttttataagccAACTCTGCGCAGGCGCGCCTGGGAACCAGTTTTGTGGCAGTCggtgtgttgtgttgttgctCGACCGCTTTCTGTGTGTTGCCAACAAGGCGGCCCTTGTACATTCTGTGGGCCTGGAAAAAGGGGCGGCCAGACCCGTTCACAAACTGGCACAAAGCAATGAACTGttgaataaaacaaaaccgaaaacacGCCTGAGAATCTTTTCCGGTGCGTCCCCAAagagcagcaccaccacatccaccagcaccaccagaaTCACCAGAACCGCTGGAATGAACCTCTAGAACCTTCAGAACTTACAAAACCGCCTGAACCCACAAACTGGGCAAACACAGACTTCGGGTGTATAAACGCAGTCCGTGGGCGTTGCACCGCGGAAAggttttcaaaataaatttaggGCTGTGAGTAATTAtggaaaaatgtgtaaaatcATATCAGGAAGTGACTTGACACATTCAGAAGGGCATACTGTACATCACGGTAGTATAAACTATAAAGAATTTAAGCCAAAGAAATAAGTATAGAGAATAACATCccagtatatatgtatatttaaaaaccCTGCTACCTTATATAAGCTTTGGTTTGTGAGTTGCGAATCACAATGTGCTATTAATATGgtcacaaataaatattaaaagcaCGCATTCTGCGTCCGTTAATTGCCTTCAGAACCGTGGAGTATTCCCCAATTTCCCAGCTCAATTACCAAACAATTTGTGTTCGATTTCAGTGCGTTGTGGCCCATGGTATCGTTGTTGCTGTGACTTAATGCTAACAATggaatttgttgttgctggcagTACGCTGCGTATGCAAATAGCGACAGATAAAACGCCACTACGTGATCACCGCGATAAAGACAATCCAACAGACAGCATTGaacaacgcccacaaattttaaacatttgtttgcATCCCAATTTTTTTGGAATTAATATCGTGTAAAAGCGAAAGCTGCACAGTCTTTTTTAGTTTACTATACTGTCTCTTTACGATATATTGTTATATTGTTTCTCATATTTGTGGTTTTTGTGCATCGGTAATTTCCCAAGGTGGCTGGCTAATCGATGCAGACGCAGAAAACAGGCAACGTTGCAGTTAGAAACTAGAAAGAACTATGCAGTTGTCTCGACCTCAAGTTACCTCAGTCTAACTTACAACAGAAGGCTATATCCCAAATATTTCGGCTTTAGACATAATAGGTCTTGAGATCTGGGCTCTGCATTCTCAGTATTCCACTTCCGCCACAACTCCATGTTCCCCCATCAAGAAGTGGGTAGTAAAGTACCCCATAACCTTTAAAGGACGGGGGCAAATCAGTTCTTTTTTAGTTATACTCTGGCTATTTTTATAGACCTGGCTAACGACTTGCACTAATGGCCAACGTCAGGCAATGGTCGCGGCCGGCTGCGTAGGCCCACGGAACATGGCCCACGACGACCTGCGTCACGGCCGATTGCACTTTAACACTTGACCAGACCAGGCTGAAACACCGGACATCGGTGACCGTAGAGTGGAGAACGCGGGTGTGTCCCGCGCACAATTTCCATTCTCGATTTTCATTTACGTGCCAGAGAATTTCCATAAACTCGCGGGGTCACGTGTTGTTATCGTTAACGCAATGCAGGTAGTTTTGGTACATTTGTGTTTTCCCTCCACTTTTCCTGCGTGCAGAGAGTACCTGCGCCGCGATTTTCCCCTGAAAATGATGGATTATAGCTGTTTAGGGCGGAAATTCAAACGAAAGCCGTACAGAAACCACTCTCGACGTGAAGATGACGCTGATGATCTTCGCTGTCGGTGTCTGGATTTTACGATTGTAGCAGCTATAAACCAGTTGCTGTGAGATGCCTTACAGGGATTTCCCAAACCAGACATTCATTTTCTCTTTCTTTCATTTGCCAGTTTTCCCTGTCAATCATAAACCAAAGTCATTTGATAAATTCTGTGATAAAGGTTGTGGTATTTCGGGCCCATTAAGAAGTTGGATGTTACAGCAATTCCATGTTaatggaaataaaatgaaCTCCAGTATTAGGGTTTTCCActctttttctcttttattaaacaaatgatgcacttgcacttttgtaattaaactacaaatttgtttactaTAAACTCAAAAAGTGGATAACCTGATTTGCTATGTGTTTGCTGCATTCCAGGGCTTTCCCTACCTGGAGCTGGAAAACTCTGTGTCTATCTGTGCTCCCTTTTCCTGAGTGTTCTTCTTATTAACCTATCAACGGAATTGCGGTATTGCTGACGTTGAGTTGGCCGCGCTTTTGCAACTGTTGTACTTCACTTTCCGGCCAAAAGATAAGATTGCGCGTAACAACAGCCGGATGGCTGGCCGCTTGGTGTGGGTTGGTGGTACTcgaattgtaaataaataaacccaATTTTTGAGGTCGTTTTTGCACAATCCGATGGAAAAAGGGGGCAGACAACACCAAGCCAACTGCACAATTGAGCCGCGGACAAGATGTAACGTAAAATTACACATAATGAGTCAGCAAGAGTTGTGAATCAATTATTATGATCGTTATGCGATAAGTATCACAGATTTCACTGTTGTGATATCGCTAAAGGCGCTTTGaaaatgcagacaaatgaGGCATTATAGCCAAAAGATCGAACAAGTatcaaaaaatgcaaaaataataatttattacgtTTTCCGGTTATTTTCCTAAAAATAAgttattcatttttatgttACAGAGTGTAGGAAATGCGGGTCAAGTTAAAATATCTCTTCTATTTTCAGTTATTCATTTTTCTTGACTGAGATTGCTAGTATTAACCGCTTTTGAAGCAATAATTTGATTGATTACCTCGCTCAGCGACTAGAGTTGAGGAGTAGTACTatactaaatataaatttatacgCAATCGAAGCTAATACATTTCTAAGCATTCCTTCTGCTTGAGAGATAAGACCGAGCACACAATCATCGAAAATTAGAAATGAGTGTATAATTAACACAGTCAAACTTCAGGTAAGCCAGCTCCGTGAGTCACTTCTTGGAGGAAAACCCGTTGAACGAGTTTTTCGTATGCCCGAAATCAATGGAAATCCAAATTCCTTTTACCCAACATGACTTTTCCTTGGGCCACATCCCCAAAAACACACGAATGCCCCCtttcacacatacacacgacCTGTTGCTCTGTTTTCCGATTATGAGCTTTTGAAGCATCAGCAAATGTTCTGGCTGAAGCTAAAGAATGCATGTGGCTCAGCATATAAACTATTTACAGTGTGACATCCCTAAAGCAAACTGCTCAGTAagagttaattaaaatttatggaATTTGATGAGTGTTTAAGTTTTAGGAACTTGAGTAgaattggtttatttttaaatacaatgcTGCAGGTTTCGTTTAAATGTTAACATTTAAGCCAGGCTTATAGACAATAACAACATTACAAATTCCTTTTAAAGTTGGTAaacatttaatacattttaataatttataatgaGCTTGGTCAATGCAGTGGAGTCATCACCGTAGCTTAAGAACCATGTAAACACTGTGTTGCTCTCTCATGTCCCTGACTATTGTTTCCCATCCTCGCTCCCCATCTCCTTCCGAATGTCCTCGACTCTCGTTCTCTCCATCCATGTGTTCTCTCTCTCACCTGTTGCTAAGTAAATAAGTATGAAGAGCGGTATCCATTGAGGCGACGAATAAACTGAAATGGCGCGCTTGAGCAAATGCGACGTAATTTGAGCTGCGCTTTTCGTGCGGTCTCGActtcttgctgttgttgttgctgtttctaCTGATGCCGCcaccgttgttgttgttcctgttgttgcttgccgctgcttttgttgttttggcagTGACGCATTCGCGATTATAGCCATGATCGTTGATTTGTTGGCTCCAGTCGTGTTTGTCGTATTGGAAAGGGTTGCGTTTGGCTAGATGTTATTGATATTCAAACGATACTCATTgagcttgttgttgttggcaaTTGCATTCTCCCTTTTCTTTCACCTTTCCTCTGCTCCACGCAAACACTCAcacgcacaaacacacacgcacacacacgagcAATCGGCACTTGGCTTAGAACaggttatttttattttttttttaagttatattcCTCTCTTTGCTGGCTGTAGTATTTGCACACTTTCGCACGCGACACTTTCTAGCCTGAATTTGAATATTGAGCACAGAGATTCCGCTTTGAGCCAACTAATTTGCCATTTCTTCCTAGGCCACGATTCTGAatcacaccaacacacacacaagcacaagcacaagcGAGCGCCGAAGACTTGGCTTAAAAGAGAGGTGcgctgttcttgttgttgttgtcgctgccCTTTTGAACTGCaagcagcacacacacacgcgcgcgcACACACATTGGCCAAAACGGGGGGCAAAAAAACGTTACGAGCGCGAGCGACCAATTAAACACACGTCCGAGCAGCAAGAGAAATTTTCGACCGTTTGAATCGCCGATACTCGATTCATTGGCTTATATACGCTGCAGTGTGACCAGTTCGCTTGGCTTGGTTTGGCCGGATCTGGTTTTCGGTATTGCACCGAGCCGGCATGCATGGTCACACTAAAATTTAAGTTGCACAGTGGTACAAAATGCATATGtaggaaatacaaaaatacttAGCTTCTTGATTGTTTTCgcataaaaatgtaatatttactttgCACTTTTGCTATAACTATTTGATAGATTATTTTATAGTATCTGTATCGGTGTGTAAATGCACGATACGCGAGCTCAGAAAAGTTTGAATTTTGGCGGGAACATTTGAAAGTTAGTTTAAACTTCGTACTGATAGTTTCCGGCTTCATAAGATAACtgaatatatttgtaaattgtgacctaatttcattttccgcTGTATCCAAGTGCTACGAAAACAACATGCAGCATATTTCACATAGAATTACAGAGCCCTTTAAAAGAACGCGAATCTTAACTTGCGAAAATTTCGCACTCTACATATTTCCAAGCTGGAATGCATAAAACTAAATTCCCCCATAAATCAAGAGGCCGGCGGATAGCAACAACGTACTTAATGTAAATGTAAGCGGCAACAAAGCGCCGACTTATCGGTTATTTCAAAAAGAACCCAGCATAAACAGCCTACGCCGACATGTCGTCGATTTTTGGAGGTCTAGGTGGGACTATATAATGTCGGTAAGCCCGGCTAGAAATCACAGCAGTtggagcagcagttgcaaaaatggaaaaatcgCGAAGTAAACCTGGTTCGCTTTTGCTACTGATTCTACTGGGCATTTCTCTGGGGGATGCCATGGCCCTGGAGGACATGGACTCCCAGGAGATGATCGACTTGACGGATCTTGGGGACACTGTGTTCGGCAATCCGGATGTGGAGACCACTGGAGCTTTGGTCGAGGCACTCGATGTGGAATCCGCGCAGAATCCCGAGGAACTGGGCACCTACCACGAAGGTGACATCTTGATTCCACTGAGCTACAGGAACGCCCGATCCAATGGCACCCGTAATGGCATTTTGGCGCTGAGCTCCCGCTGGCCGGGCGGCGTTGTGCCCTACGAGATCAAAGGACCTTTCACTAGCCAGGAGTTGGGGAATATTAACAACGCCTTTAAGGTAAGGTTTCAGTAATAACGCCTATGCAGTATGGATTATATATTTCGGATTTTAGGAATACCACAGCAGAACATGCGTGCGCTTCAAGCCCAGGACCACCGAAAAGGATTACATCTCCATTGGCAGCGGAAAGTCTGGCTGTTGGAGCAGCATTGGTCGCTTGGGTGGTCGCCAGGAAGTGAATCTGCAGTCGCCCAACTGCTTGCGCACATACGGCACTCCCATCCACGAGCTGATGCACGCCTTGGGCTTCTTCCATGAGCAGAATCGTCACGAACGTGATTCCTATGTGCGTGTGATGAAGGACAACATTAAGCCCGAGATGATGATCAACTTCGAGAAGTCCAGTTCCAAGACGCAGTACGGCTTCGGCGTGGAGTACGACTATGGCAGTGTGATGCACTACTCGCCCACCAGTTTCACTCGGAATGGCCAGCCCACGTTGAAGGCACTGCGTTCCACAATCGATGCCAGCCAGATGGGTCAGCGCAAGGGTTTCTCCGCCGGAGATGTGCGCAAGATCAACGCGATGTACAAGTGCAAAGTATAGATCACAGTTCTATTCAAAGTTAACTAACAGTATTTCgacaaacataaatatttatcatcAACAATCAATTCGGTTTACTGAAAAAATATGTCTATGGGTACAATATTTGGTTAGATAATTAACATTCTCCTATGTGCGTCGTGTTGTCTTGTACTGCTCCGGGAATTCCCACGCCATCCCATCCTAGTGGTACGGCAGGTTCTTATTTGTCTCAAAGAAGTAGTTGCCCTGCATGTTGAGCTCCTTGCAGATCGTGGAAAATCTTCGGATGGCGTTGTAGGTGCCGAGGTTACTGCCATCTTCACGGGGAAACACAAAGCATAACAGAAGATACTATATATACAGCACAGCAAGTGTCCGATTGCATGCATTGGGTGGTTAGTAATCCGAATCCGGATGATTCACTCCAGTCAGCGGATGGTTAGTGGGGACGCGCCTTTTGGATGGTGGCCTTACCTGGGCCCGCGAAACCGCCACCCGTCGCATTCAAATCCAGGTTCATATAGAGGGCCATATTCCCGGTGGATCCGTGTCGAGACCGATTGTTTAGGAAATCACGGATGTGCTGAACGATCAAGTCGATGGCCACTGAAAAGGAAAAGAGTGGGCAATTAGTTCACAGTCCATTTGGTTAAATTAAATCGTAATGCTGCACCATCGTAAGCATTGCAACTCAATGTGGAGCAATCCACTTACCTTGCCGCTCCTCACGAGCTCCGCCGATCCAAGCGGTCTAGTCTAAGCCCAGGACTTATTCTAGCTCTAGTTAGTGGGATCTATTACCTAAACGCATCTAAGCTGGGCGGCATTTTCTGTTAATTGGTATGCTACTGTGTCTTGTGACTGAAGTAAGTGTGCTTTACAATAAACTGCTTGTGTACTTACTAAATGAAACACCAATTTATCTTCACGCCTTGATAGGCTAATCACTGACTTGCATTTGTATATTTGAGACTGCATTAAAGTGTTTAAGAGGGATTCGCGATTCGATAACACTAAAGTCGCATGTTTCGACTTCTAAGATGCCCGGTACTTATGCTACTAGAAGCTAATTTTTAGTAACCCATTGAATTTTGGTTATTAATATTGCTTTTAAACTAATATATAGTTAGTTGTATTAAGTGGAACAATTCATAGGAACATCTATAAAGTATATGACCAAAATTTATGAGTTAAACGAATGAGTTAATTGTGTTTGCAAAGCTACTTAATTGCAAAAAAGTTAACACAATCTAGTCGGGagtttatacaaaatatttggaaaattcaaGAAAATGCTGCTTATAAAActtaataaagttattgctTATACTAACATTCACAAACCAGAAATGGATAAGAGTAGTTTTCAAAGTATCGGGCATCGGAATATAGATACAATAGTTATATGTGTAACATGTGTGGTTTGGTGAACAGAGTGCTTAAGTCCTCGGAGGAAAGCCAATTGGGTCTAGGCACCAGGGTTAACTTTTAACTGTCGAATTTTGTACAACTTAAGACTGGAATCGCATTCGCTTGGTTGGGCTGGGTTATCTGGATGAACGGAAACGAGCTTACATACACACTACCATGTATTGTTGAACAAATGCAAGAGTAGATGCTAAAGATAAAGATACTTTTCAATCTTAAAACTACGTTAATCGGTTACGATGAGAAGACCAAATGAGAAGCGATGCCGGCGCTCATTAATGGACATTTGCCTTAGTGTGCTGCGCCGCCACGGGTTTCTATATCTGTCTTTAGCTTTTGgactttagttttttttggcaattagtACAAGCTCAAGACGCGGCGCTAGGACGAGGAATTGGCCGCCTCAGAAGCGAGTTTATATTTGCGTTTAGTGATCTCGCTTCATGCTAGACGCCGCTACCCTGATTGTGTTGCTGTGCTGTGCGCTGTTGGTAGTGGCGAGAATCTCCCCGATATGGTGTACAATAAGATCAATGGCAACTGCAAGAGATACAATAAAACAACAGgaacaaaacgaaaacaacgcAAAAATAGTAACGCAAGAGATACAATTAACAGAGATGACGGAAAAACAAATAGGGAGGAGAAATGTTGATTGGCATAtaatacttatatatatatatatgtatatatgtaaacaTCAAGCAGTCTGTGTGATAAGGGTTTGTTGTCCCCAGACGGATTAATAGAACCAGAAACAAAAGAACCATTGCTAAAACTATGGTTATAGGCAACCAACTCAACGAAACACTACAAACGCTTAATGTGTAAGAGTGTGTATTGTGGGCGCATAGAAAGTAAATTAAAGTGGATAGGAGTGTGGGTGCTGCTGCCTCACCTGTGTTGTCCGCGCCTCGTGGTATAATAACGTCAGCAAACTTTTTCGTCTGAAATGGGCAGGGTCTTAGTTATTAGTTATATTATATGGCGCATGTAGCATGGGTTAAACTTACGGGCGAGCAGAACTCCTCGAAAGCCGGCTTTACGAAGGTCATGTACTGGGTAAGCACAGCATCCAAATCCCGACCACGTTCATTGATATCACGTGGCACTAAAAAAGGTTTCTTACTTATGTTGGTTATTGTAATCTTGCAAAACCGCGACTTACCTCTCCTCGCCAATCTGGTATCAGAGTCTGTGTCCACGAACAGCTTCATGTGGAACAGCTCGCGTATCTTGGGAAAGTAAAACACCAGGATGCCCTCGAACAAGACCACATCGGCTGGGTAGATAACCAGAACGTTTTCAAAGTCGCTAAAGGAAAAGCAAGTTATTATTAGAACTTATGAGATTAAACTTCGGTAGATAGCTTCGTGTACCATACACTTTAAAGAACTAAGTCATCCACTTATGGTAAAACTCACAGCGAGTTGGTGCGGTAGTCGTAGCTGGGTATCTCCACTTTGTGGCCCTTCAGGATGTTCTGCAGCGTGCTGTACATGAGCTCCTCATTGAAGGCATCCGGATGATCGAAGTTGAAGAGGCCCTTCTGTGCCTTGGCCTTCTCCGCGGGCGTCAGTTCGCGGTAGAAGCTGTCCTGGCTGATGGACACCACCTGGCGCTGCGTGTGATCCATTTCCGCCTGGCCAAGTTGCTCCATGAT
This genomic stretch from Drosophila yakuba strain Tai18E2 chromosome 3R, Prin_Dyak_Tai18E2_2.1, whole genome shotgun sequence harbors:
- the LOC6538741 gene encoding zinc metalloproteinase nas-8 produces the protein MEKSRSKPGSLLLLILLGISLGDAMALEDMDSQEMIDLTDLGDTVFGNPDVETTGALVEALDVESAQNPEELGTYHEGDILIPLSYRNARSNGTRNGILALSSRWPGGVVPYEIKGPFTSQELGNINNAFKEYHSRTCVRFKPRTTEKDYISIGSGKSGCWSSIGRLGGRQEVNLQSPNCLRTYGTPIHELMHALGFFHEQNRHERDSYVRVMKDNIKPEMMINFEKSSSKTQYGFGVEYDYGSVMHYSPTSFTRNGQPTLKALRSTIDASQMGQRKGFSAGDVRKINAMYKCKV
- the LOC6538743 gene encoding uridine-cytidine kinase isoform X1, which translates into the protein MQDLRNADTLRLPNGDGAAANDEVKSPFLIGVAGGTASGKSTVCKKIMEQLGQAEMDHTQRQVVSISQDSFYRELTPAEKAKAQKGLFNFDHPDAFNEELMYSTLQNILKGHKVEIPSYDYRTNSLDFENVLVIYPADVVLFEGILVFYFPKIRELFHMKLFVDTDSDTRLARRVPRDINERGRDLDAVLTQYMTFVKPAFEEFCSPTKKFADVIIPRGADNTVAIDLIVQHIRDFLNNRSRHGSTGNMALYMNLDLNATGGGFAGPDGSNLGTYNAIRRFSTICKELNMQGNYFFETNKNLPYH
- the LOC6538743 gene encoding uridine-cytidine kinase isoform X2 produces the protein MQDLRNADTLRLPNGDGAAANDEVKSPFLIGVAGGTASGKSTVCKKIMEQLGQAEMDHTQRQVVSISQDSFYRELTPAEKAKAQKGLFNFDHPDAFNEELMYSTLQNILKGHKVEIPSYDYRTNSLDFENVLVIYPADVVLFEGILVFYFPKIRELFHMKLFVDTDSDTRLARRVPRDINERGRDLDAVLTQYMTFVKPAFEEFCSPTKKFADVIIPRGADNTVAIDLIVHHIGEILATTNSAQHSNTIRVAASSMKRDH